The nucleotide window CGACTGGGGAGTGGGTTAGTATTGGGAGTGTGATTACGAGTTTGGCTTTGTTGATTGTTACGGCGTTTAAGTAGTAGGCGATTGTGGGTTGTAGAGGGGTTTACTTTTTTCCTTGATGAAAAAAGTAACAAAAAAATCAATCCTGAATATTTTTACATCAAAAATTATCGGATAGATTTTCTCTATCGTACACCCAGCCGTTCGTGCCGGGCACTCACTCGGGGTGCACTCCCTACGGCCGGCGCGCAAATCCTTACCGTAATTTTTTGATGTAAAAATATAAGGGAGGTTATTGAAGATTATTCATTATCTGTTGTCTATTGTGTCCCCAGCCGTTCTTGCAGGTTAGGGTATTCACTTGGATCTCCTTCCGGTCGATGTACAATCCTTACCGTGTTTTTTGAGGTAAAAATATAATGGCGGTTATGGATTGTGGTTTATCGTCTATCGATTTCGATCAGGATGACTCGCTCGAGGTGGCAGATGGTATCAGTTTTTTGTTATTGCTTAACTGATTTCTGTTATGAGTTTTAAATTTTGGATTGATAGAATAGCTTTGATTTAATTTTTATTATATGAAAGTAGGAATAACTTTTAGTGCTTTTGATCTTTTTCATGCGGGGCATGTTAAAATGCTTGAAGAGGCAAAGTTACATTGCGATTATTTAATTGTAGGTCTGCAGACAGATCCTACACTCGATCGTCCAGAAAAAAATCAGCCGGCACAAACTGTCGTTGAGCGATACATACAATTGAAAGGCTGTAAGTTTGTAGATGAGATTGTTCCGTATGCAACAGAGCAGGATTTGGAAGATATATTGCGCTCTTTTAAAATTGATGTACGGATTGTAGGTGATGAATATCGCGAACAGAATTTTACTGGAAGGATGTATTGCGAAGCAAAGGGAATTGAATTGTATTTTAATACCAGGGATCATCGATTTTCCAGTTCAGGATTAAGAAGAGAAGTACATCAAAAAGAAATGGAAAAGATTAAATAATTAAGAGTAAAGATTAGAGAAAATAGGTAAGAAGCTGAATAATAAAATTTCAGCGATGAGAACTGAAAAAGGAATTATGAACGAACAAAACCCTAACGACGAAATATCCTTAAAGGAATTACTGGAAAAAACTAAGGAATGGTATGCTTATTTGCTGAGTCAATGGAAAATCATTGTATTGGCAGGAGTGATGGGGGCTGTTTTGGGGTTGGCTTATTCTTTTACAAAGAAACCAATTTATACGGCAACCTTAACCTTTGCATTGGAAGATGAGAAAGGTAGTGGTGGAGGTCTGGGGTCATTAGCCAGTTCGTTTGGGATTGATCTTGGGGGCGGTGGCGGAAGTATATTTACCGGTTCCAATTTGACCGAATTGTTCAAGTCCCGTACAATGGTGGAGCAAACTTTGATGACTCCAGTTACCGTAAACGGGAAAGTTATTTCGCTGGCTGAAATGTATATTCAAAATAATAAGTGGAGAGAAAAATGGAGCGATAATCCTAAATTCAAAAATATTCAATTTTTGCCCGGTACTAAGCGTAAGTATTTTACACGGGTACATGACAGTATTTTGGGAGTGATTTATCAGGATTTGTCCAAGACTTCATTATCAGTTGCGCAAAAAGATAAAAAGATAGCGATTATATCGATGGATGTCTCTTCAAATGATGAATTGTTTTCCCTTCGATTTTGTGAAGCGCTAGCGAGGCAAGTTGGTAAATTTTATGTAGATACCAAAAGCAAAAAGGCCCGCATGAACATGGAAATTTTAGAACACCAGGTTGATTCTATCCGTGCTGAATTGAACGGTGCTATTACGGGTGTGGCGGTTGCAAACGATAATACTTTTAATTTGAATCCTGCGCTCAATGTTCGACGAACCCCTTCTGCTAGGAGACAGGTAGATGTTCAGGCTAACACTGCTATCTTGACTGAATTGGTGAAGCAGGCTGAATTGGCAAAAGTGACTTTGCGAAAAGAAACTCCTTTGATTCAGGTTATAGATCGACCTATATTGCCTTTGAAAGTTGAGAAATGGGGGAAAGTGATGGGAGTGTTAATTGGTACAATATTAATGTTTTTTTTCACTGTATTTTATTTGATTATTAGACGATTTTTAAAGGGGATTCATGGATAACTAAGATTAAGGTTTAAAATTTATTTGTTTATTAGGCGGTTGGATTTAATAATAATATGTTTTTATTACTAATTGTGATTCCAAATAGAGTCCTGAAGCTACTTTTATTGCCATAATTTATAACTGAAATATTAATGAGAATAGGAATAACTTTTAGTGCTTTTGATTTATTTCATGCAGGTCATGTAAAAATGTTGGAAGAAGCAAAACGACAATGCGAATATTTGATCGTTGGTATACAAACGGATCCCACAATAGATAGACCAGAAAAGAATAGACCTGTACAAACTGTGGTAGAGCGTTATATACAACTGAAAGGTTGTAAGTTTGTAGATGAAATAGTGCCATATGCAACAGAGCAGGATTTAGAAGATATTTTGAGAGCTTTTAAGATTGATGTGCGAATTGTTGGAGATGAATACCGGGAGAAAGATTTTACAGGTCGTATGTATTGCGAAGCAAAAGGGATTGAATTGTATTTTAACACGCGTGACCATAGGTTTTCGAGTTCTGGATTG belongs to Flavobacterium aquiphilum and includes:
- a CDS encoding adenylyltransferase/cytidyltransferase family protein, whose product is MKVGITFSAFDLFHAGHVKMLEEAKLHCDYLIVGLQTDPTLDRPEKNQPAQTVVERYIQLKGCKFVDEIVPYATEQDLEDILRSFKIDVRIVGDEYREQNFTGRMYCEAKGIELYFNTRDHRFSSSGLRREVHQKEMEKIK
- a CDS encoding Wzz/FepE/Etk N-terminal domain-containing protein translates to MRTEKGIMNEQNPNDEISLKELLEKTKEWYAYLLSQWKIIVLAGVMGAVLGLAYSFTKKPIYTATLTFALEDEKGSGGGLGSLASSFGIDLGGGGGSIFTGSNLTELFKSRTMVEQTLMTPVTVNGKVISLAEMYIQNNKWREKWSDNPKFKNIQFLPGTKRKYFTRVHDSILGVIYQDLSKTSLSVAQKDKKIAIISMDVSSNDELFSLRFCEALARQVGKFYVDTKSKKARMNMEILEHQVDSIRAELNGAITGVAVANDNTFNLNPALNVRRTPSARRQVDVQANTAILTELVKQAELAKVTLRKETPLIQVIDRPILPLKVEKWGKVMGVLIGTILMFFFTVFYLIIRRFLKGIHG
- a CDS encoding adenylyltransferase/cytidyltransferase family protein, whose protein sequence is MRIGITFSAFDLFHAGHVKMLEEAKRQCEYLIVGIQTDPTIDRPEKNRPVQTVVERYIQLKGCKFVDEIVPYATEQDLEDILRAFKIDVRIVGDEYREKDFTGRMYCEAKGIELYFNTRDHRFSSSGLRREVHRKEIEKS